A part of Arthrobacter dokdonellae genomic DNA contains:
- a CDS encoding CAF17-like 4Fe-4S cluster assembly/insertion protein YgfZ, which yields MSYLSPLLNRHGAVQAAGLDAGVAAHYGDPNKEQRLLAGYLGKPPSAVVDLSHRGVVTVSGPDRLSWLNTLSSQSVTNLAPGVGTELLLLSVQGRIEYDARVVDDGATTWLIVEADEAGPLAAWLNSMKFMLRVDVSDVSADWAVLGSVAEVPEWNGRPVWIDPWPHVGDGGWSYAAIDEGSHPGLERPWREYLVPAAELVATVGDRPLAGAWAAEALRIAAWRPRRGAETDEKTIPHELDLLRTAVHLEKGCYKGQETVARVHNLGHPPRRLVFLQLDGSQHTIPAAGSEVFSGDRKVGVVTSVAQHYEMGPIALALIKRTVDPGAELIVDDAGEKYVASQETIVATDAGQVVGRATGFLRAPR from the coding sequence ATGAGCTATTTGAGTCCTTTGCTAAACCGCCATGGCGCCGTCCAGGCCGCCGGTCTGGACGCCGGCGTGGCCGCACACTACGGCGACCCGAACAAGGAGCAGCGGCTGCTGGCCGGTTACCTTGGAAAGCCGCCAAGCGCCGTCGTGGACCTCTCGCACCGCGGCGTCGTCACGGTGTCCGGCCCGGACCGGCTCAGCTGGCTGAACACGCTGTCGTCACAAAGCGTCACGAACCTGGCGCCCGGGGTCGGCACCGAACTGCTGCTGCTCAGCGTCCAGGGCCGGATCGAATATGACGCCCGCGTGGTGGACGACGGCGCCACCACCTGGCTGATCGTGGAAGCTGACGAAGCCGGGCCGCTGGCCGCCTGGCTGAACTCCATGAAGTTCATGCTGCGGGTCGACGTGTCGGACGTTTCGGCCGACTGGGCCGTCCTGGGCTCCGTGGCGGAAGTTCCGGAATGGAACGGGCGGCCGGTCTGGATCGACCCGTGGCCGCACGTCGGGGACGGGGGCTGGAGCTACGCCGCCATTGACGAGGGCAGCCACCCCGGGCTGGAGCGGCCATGGCGCGAATACCTGGTGCCCGCCGCGGAGCTCGTGGCCACGGTGGGGGACCGGCCGCTGGCCGGGGCCTGGGCGGCGGAAGCCCTGCGGATTGCCGCCTGGCGCCCCCGCCGAGGGGCCGAAACGGACGAGAAGACCATTCCTCACGAGCTGGACCTGCTGCGCACGGCCGTGCACCTGGAGAAGGGCTGTTACAAGGGCCAGGAGACGGTGGCCCGCGTTCACAACCTGGGCCACCCGCCGCGCCGCCTGGTGTTCCTGCAGCTCGACGGGTCCCAGCACACCATTCCGGCTGCCGGCAGCGAGGTGTTTTCCGGCGACCGTAAGGTGGGTGTGGTGACCAGCGTGGCCCAGCATTATGAGATGGGCCCCATTGCCTTGGCCCTCATCAAGCGCACCGTGGACCCCGGGGCCGAACTCATCGTGGACGACGCCGGGGAAAAGTACGTGGCGTCGCAGGAGACCATCGTGGCCACCGACGCCGGCCAGGTGGTGGGCAGGGCCACCGGCTTCCTGCGCGCACCCAGGTGA
- a CDS encoding FABP family protein, protein MPIEIPTDLTPELVPLSWLLGTWTGRGRLGTGEADDEHFTQTATFSANGLPYLQYKAESWLTDEEGTILRPLSVETGFWQLDRPLNDADGGPGLIPADIVPALRTADDVEALRNADGGFDIIVNIVHPGGISELYYGSIKGPQIQLATDAVMRHSGAKDYSAATRIFGLVNGDLFWRWDVAAQGKSLEAHASAALHKVQ, encoded by the coding sequence ATGCCCATTGAAATACCCACGGACCTGACGCCCGAACTGGTCCCGCTGTCGTGGCTGCTCGGCACCTGGACGGGACGTGGCCGGCTCGGTACCGGCGAGGCCGATGACGAGCACTTCACCCAGACCGCGACCTTCAGCGCCAACGGGCTGCCCTACCTGCAATACAAGGCCGAGTCCTGGCTCACCGACGAGGAGGGCACCATCCTGCGCCCCCTGTCCGTCGAAACCGGCTTTTGGCAGCTGGACCGGCCCCTGAACGACGCCGACGGCGGACCGGGCCTGATCCCGGCGGACATCGTGCCCGCCTTGAGGACAGCCGACGACGTCGAAGCCCTGCGGAATGCCGACGGCGGCTTTGACATCATCGTTAACATCGTCCATCCGGGTGGGATTTCCGAGCTGTACTACGGCAGCATCAAGGGCCCCCAGATCCAGCTGGCCACCGACGCCGTCATGCGGCACTCCGGCGCCAAGGACTACTCCGCGGCCACCCGCATCTTCGGCCTGGTCAACGGCGACCTCTTCTGGCGCTGGGACGTGGCGGCCCAAGGCAAGTCCCTCGAGGCCCACGCCTCCGCGGCGCTGCACAAGGTTCAATAA
- a CDS encoding permease, whose product MKSSLAGLAGIIALAAIVAGHYFGLGYIVGVAVALATAFGFGWPHYLGIPAKKTLGTVIALTGAAAALTSGLTADANFLVWTPIFIALGFGAVMVVQLIRGTGQAHRLESTLGAGAGVLIAGFAGGWVASYRFLGEPGMTLVTAISAAVALAVGMLSWPDRVLAPLAIVLAALAGPLAALLFSELRILPAAVLGALVAAVIASFRRLGTLTGPVRNVAGGLSAAVAPVLSLGALVYFIDKLLLT is encoded by the coding sequence GTGAAGTCATCATTAGCCGGTCTTGCAGGAATCATTGCGCTTGCAGCCATCGTGGCGGGGCATTATTTCGGGCTCGGCTACATTGTGGGCGTCGCGGTGGCGCTTGCGACTGCATTCGGCTTCGGCTGGCCGCACTACCTGGGCATTCCGGCGAAGAAGACACTGGGCACCGTCATTGCGTTGACCGGCGCCGCTGCGGCCCTGACCAGCGGGCTGACGGCCGACGCGAACTTCCTGGTGTGGACGCCCATCTTCATCGCGTTGGGCTTCGGCGCCGTCATGGTGGTGCAGCTGATCCGCGGGACCGGCCAGGCGCACCGGCTTGAATCCACCCTCGGCGCCGGGGCGGGTGTCCTCATCGCAGGGTTTGCCGGCGGATGGGTGGCGTCGTACCGCTTCCTGGGGGAGCCCGGGATGACGTTGGTTACCGCCATCAGCGCTGCTGTCGCATTGGCCGTGGGCATGCTGTCATGGCCCGACCGGGTCCTCGCGCCCCTGGCCATCGTGCTTGCCGCGCTGGCTGGCCCGCTTGCGGCGCTGCTTTTTTCAGAGCTCAGGATCCTTCCCGCCGCGGTACTTGGCGCGCTCGTGGCCGCCGTCATTGCCAGTTTCCGCCGCCTGGGCACGCTCACGGGGCCGGTGCGCAACGTCGCTGGGGGCCTTTCCGCGGCCGTCGCGCCCGTCCTGTCGCTGGGCGCTTTGGTCTATTTCATCGACAAGCTGCTGTTGACCTGA
- a CDS encoding winged helix-turn-helix transcriptional regulator, which yields MSQILMLTNNHGSSVDVLPALELLSHSIHILPAVPTALLDAKPSDLILVDARRDLAGSRSLTQLLRATGISVPLLLVLTEGGMAAVTASWAADDVILETAGPAEVEARLRLALTRASDAEDSVHQEIQAAGVVIDEDSYTARVHGKVLNLTYKEFELLKYLAQHPGRVFTRAQLLNEVWGYDYYGGTRTVDVHVRRLRAKLGSDHESLISTVRNVGYRLTIAKVPDDELAEA from the coding sequence ATGTCGCAGATCTTAATGTTGACCAACAACCACGGCAGTTCCGTGGACGTCCTTCCTGCCCTGGAACTGCTCAGCCACTCCATACATATCCTTCCGGCGGTGCCCACGGCCCTGCTGGACGCAAAGCCGTCCGACCTCATCCTTGTCGACGCCCGCAGGGACCTGGCCGGCTCCCGGTCCCTGACGCAGCTGTTGCGGGCAACGGGCATCAGCGTGCCGTTGCTGCTGGTCCTCACGGAAGGGGGCATGGCGGCCGTGACGGCGTCCTGGGCGGCGGACGACGTCATCCTTGAAACCGCCGGCCCCGCCGAGGTGGAAGCCCGCCTGCGCCTGGCACTGACGCGGGCATCGGACGCCGAGGACTCCGTACACCAGGAAATTCAGGCAGCAGGCGTGGTGATTGACGAGGACAGCTACACTGCGCGGGTCCACGGCAAGGTACTGAACCTGACCTACAAGGAATTCGAACTCCTGAAATACCTGGCACAACATCCCGGCCGCGTTTTCACCCGCGCGCAACTCCTCAACGAGGTCTGGGGCTACGACTACTACGGCGGCACGCGCACCGTGGACGTCCATGTGCGGCGCCTGCGCGCCAAACTCGGCTCGGACCACGAGAGCCTGATCAGCACCGTGCGCAATGTCGGCTACCGCCTGACCATTGCCAAGGTGCCCGACGACGAACTGGCCGAGGCGTAG
- the mshD gene encoding mycothiol synthase, with amino-acid sequence MSPAKTGSWPVTVVPGTPESDVLRDILDLVADAEDEDGNPPFSEQTLVELKSRHAGPDTVLVLLTHAPEENSPTEGEDLAGVAVVVLDGGEGVLEIAVHPHYRNEGVGSMLVDKLVAVRGLQGIRAWSHGDHEAAADLAASYGYRAIRELWRMRLVRRAPDAALTPDRPSVPDGVTLRTFVPGQDEAAWLAANAAAFAHHPEQGALTLDDLRARMAEPWFDPAGFFLAVDASGAILGFHWTKVHPGRAGQSPMGEVYVVGVTPDAQGMGLGRTLTVQGIDYLQSQGLRAIMLYVDADNEAAVALYRRLGFTKWDSDVMYGPVSAS; translated from the coding sequence ATGAGCCCTGCAAAGACTGGCAGCTGGCCCGTGACGGTGGTCCCGGGCACCCCCGAATCCGACGTCCTGCGCGACATCCTCGACCTGGTCGCGGACGCCGAGGACGAAGATGGCAACCCGCCGTTTTCCGAGCAGACCCTGGTGGAGCTGAAGTCCCGCCATGCGGGCCCGGACACCGTGCTGGTCCTGCTCACGCATGCGCCGGAGGAGAATTCGCCGACGGAGGGTGAAGACCTGGCCGGAGTGGCCGTCGTCGTGCTTGACGGTGGTGAGGGCGTGCTGGAGATCGCGGTGCATCCCCACTATCGCAATGAGGGCGTCGGGTCCATGCTGGTGGACAAACTGGTGGCGGTGCGCGGCCTGCAGGGCATCAGGGCGTGGTCGCACGGAGACCATGAGGCCGCCGCGGACCTGGCGGCCAGCTACGGCTACCGGGCCATCCGCGAGCTGTGGCGCATGCGCCTGGTCCGGCGCGCCCCGGACGCGGCCCTGACGCCGGACCGCCCTTCCGTACCCGACGGCGTGACCTTGCGGACGTTCGTCCCCGGCCAGGACGAGGCCGCCTGGCTGGCCGCCAACGCCGCGGCGTTTGCCCACCACCCGGAGCAGGGCGCGCTGACCCTGGACGACCTCCGGGCCCGCATGGCCGAGCCGTGGTTTGACCCGGCCGGATTCTTCCTGGCCGTCGACGCTTCGGGGGCGATCCTCGGCTTTCATTGGACCAAGGTGCACCCGGGCAGGGCGGGGCAGTCCCCCATGGGCGAGGTCTACGTGGTGGGCGTGACCCCGGATGCCCAGGGAATGGGCCTGGGCAGGACGCTGACCGTGCAGGGCATCGACTACCTGCAGTCGCAGGGGCTGCGCGCCATCATGCTGTATGTGGACGCGGATAACGAAGCCGCCGTGGCCCTCTACCGCCGGCTCGGTTTCACGAAGTGGGACTCCGACGTCATGTACGGCCCGGTCTCCGCGTCCTGA
- a CDS encoding RNA degradosome polyphosphate kinase codes for MKREYKAPARTAASLNGERFGSGEVQAARATQDRIDIPEFEPNLLPEGDISPDRFLDRELSWLAFNARVLELAEDPDVYLLERVNFLSIFASNLDEFFMVRVAGLKRRIAAGLAVPSPAGLSPIEVLEQISDAAHKLQARHAHVFASQIRPALAYEHIHLVRWDELDEGAKDQLGKMFAEKMFPILTPLAVDPAHPFPYISGLSLNLAVVVRNPVSDKELFARLKVPDLLDRLVSVDGARAGTVPGRVARFIPLEEVIAQHLDQLFPGMEVLEHHTFRVTRNEDLEVEEDDAENLLQALEKELLRRRFGPPVRLEVATDINPNVLALLVRELDIEDSEVYKLPAPLDLRGLSVIGGIDRSDLRFPKHVAHTSRDLNESETSKAANVFAAMRRRDILLHHPYDSFSTSVQAFLEQAASDPKVRAIKQTLYRTSGDSPIVDALVDAAEAGKQVLALVEIKARFDEQANISWARKLEQAGVHVVYGIVGLKTHCKLSLVVRQEQDGLRRYCHIGTGNYHPRTARYYEDLGLLTADNQVGEDLTKLFNQLSGYAPKSEFERLLVAPRSVRSGLIERIDTEIANKKAGLPAQVRFKVNSMVDEAIIDSLYRASQAGVDVGVVVRGICSLRPGVAGLSENITVRSVLGRFLEHSRVFTFANGGDPVVYIGSADMMHRNLDRRVEALVQLSNPDHIREVNSLLDRYLDAGTSSWHLGVDGEWTRHHLAADGTPLSDVQSWLLASRSRPRSTLHR; via the coding sequence ATGAAACGTGAATACAAGGCACCGGCGCGAACCGCGGCGTCGCTGAACGGGGAACGTTTCGGCTCCGGGGAGGTGCAGGCTGCCCGCGCCACCCAGGACCGGATCGACATCCCCGAATTTGAGCCGAACCTCCTGCCGGAGGGCGACATCAGCCCGGACCGTTTCCTGGACCGGGAGCTCAGCTGGCTGGCGTTCAATGCCCGCGTCCTGGAACTCGCCGAGGACCCGGACGTCTACCTGCTGGAGCGGGTGAACTTCCTGTCCATCTTTGCCTCCAACCTCGACGAATTCTTCATGGTCCGGGTGGCCGGCCTCAAGCGCCGCATCGCCGCCGGCCTGGCCGTGCCCTCCCCTGCCGGGCTCAGCCCCATTGAGGTCCTGGAACAGATCAGCGACGCCGCCCACAAGCTGCAGGCGCGGCACGCCCATGTCTTTGCCAGCCAGATCCGCCCGGCGTTGGCCTACGAGCACATCCACCTGGTCCGCTGGGACGAGCTGGACGAGGGCGCCAAGGACCAGCTGGGCAAGATGTTTGCCGAGAAGATGTTCCCCATCCTGACGCCCCTGGCCGTGGACCCGGCCCACCCGTTCCCGTACATCTCGGGGCTGTCGCTGAACCTGGCCGTGGTGGTCCGCAACCCCGTCAGCGACAAGGAGCTCTTTGCCCGGCTGAAGGTGCCGGACCTGCTGGACCGGCTCGTCTCCGTTGACGGCGCCCGGGCAGGCACCGTGCCGGGGCGCGTGGCCAGGTTCATCCCGCTGGAGGAAGTCATCGCCCAGCACCTGGACCAGCTCTTTCCCGGCATGGAGGTGCTGGAACACCACACCTTCCGCGTCACCCGCAACGAGGATCTCGAGGTCGAGGAGGACGACGCCGAGAACCTCCTGCAGGCGCTGGAAAAGGAACTGCTGCGCCGCCGGTTCGGCCCTCCCGTCCGCCTGGAGGTGGCCACGGACATCAATCCAAACGTCCTGGCCCTGCTGGTGCGCGAGCTCGACATCGAGGACTCCGAGGTCTACAAGCTCCCGGCCCCGCTGGATCTGCGCGGCCTGTCCGTCATTGGCGGCATTGACCGCAGCGATCTTCGGTTTCCCAAGCACGTTGCCCACACCTCGCGCGATTTGAACGAGTCGGAGACGTCCAAGGCCGCCAACGTGTTCGCGGCCATGCGCCGGCGCGACATCCTGCTCCACCACCCCTATGACTCCTTCTCCACCTCGGTCCAGGCGTTCCTCGAGCAGGCCGCCTCGGACCCCAAGGTCCGCGCCATCAAGCAGACCCTGTACCGGACCTCCGGCGACTCCCCCATTGTGGACGCCCTGGTCGACGCGGCCGAGGCCGGCAAGCAGGTGCTGGCGCTGGTGGAGATCAAGGCACGCTTTGACGAGCAGGCCAACATCTCCTGGGCCAGAAAGCTGGAGCAGGCCGGCGTGCACGTCGTCTATGGCATCGTGGGGCTGAAAACCCACTGCAAGCTGTCCCTGGTGGTGCGCCAGGAACAGGACGGGCTGCGCCGCTACTGCCACATCGGCACGGGCAACTACCACCCGCGCACGGCCCGCTACTACGAGGACCTGGGCCTGCTGACGGCGGACAACCAGGTGGGCGAGGACCTCACCAAGTTGTTCAACCAGCTTTCCGGGTACGCGCCCAAGTCCGAGTTTGAGCGGCTGCTCGTGGCCCCGCGCTCCGTGCGATCGGGCCTCATCGAGCGCATCGACACGGAAATCGCCAACAAAAAAGCCGGGCTGCCAGCCCAGGTGCGCTTCAAGGTCAACTCGATGGTCGACGAGGCCATCATCGATTCGCTGTACCGGGCCTCGCAGGCGGGGGTGGACGTCGGGGTGGTGGTGCGCGGCATCTGCTCACTCCGCCCGGGCGTTGCGGGGCTGAGCGAGAACATCACCGTGCGCTCGGTGCTGGGCCGCTTCCTGGAACATTCACGCGTATTCACCTTTGCCAATGGCGGGGACCCGGTGGTCTACATCGGCTCCGCGGACATGATGCACCGCAACCTGGACCGCCGGGTGGAGGCGCTGGTGCAGCTGTCCAACCCGGACCACATCAGGGAGGTCAACTCACTTCTGGACCGCTACCTCGACGCCGGCACGTCCAGCTGGCATCTCGGCGTTGACGGTGAATGGACCCGCCACCACCTCGCTGCGGACGGCACCCCGCTCAGCGACGTCCAGTCGTGGCTGCTCGCCAGCCGCTCCCGCCCGCGTTCGACCCTGCACCGGTGA
- a CDS encoding NUDIX hydrolase → MRSSEHLEDAAPTGTEISVYAAGALCWRVKKKKLELLLIHRQRYDDWSWPKGKLDNGETMAECAVREVYEEVGLPITLGIPLPAIRYAVKPGMKEVHYWAAEVDDMPPLPDGKEVDTAVWCSPTKARGLLSNPSDVEPLEALLAAHEAGTLPTWPLLVIRHAKAKPRSAWTRAEGERPLAATGKRQALYLQRLLMAWHPGKILTSGWMRCIATISPYTQATKAKVKVVPALTEADHKRNPAKAAAAVEKLLSKSSAAAVCTHRPVLPTVLETLATHMDGALAARLPLGDPHLAPGEVLVAHVSVNDPGRIVAVEQHRPYED, encoded by the coding sequence ATGCGCAGCAGCGAGCACTTGGAGGACGCCGCCCCCACCGGCACGGAAATTTCCGTGTACGCGGCAGGGGCGCTGTGCTGGCGCGTCAAAAAGAAGAAGCTGGAGCTGCTGCTCATCCACCGGCAGCGCTACGACGACTGGTCCTGGCCCAAGGGCAAGCTGGACAACGGTGAAACCATGGCCGAGTGCGCCGTGCGCGAGGTGTACGAGGAAGTGGGGCTGCCCATCACACTGGGCATACCGCTGCCCGCCATCCGCTACGCCGTCAAGCCCGGAATGAAGGAGGTGCACTACTGGGCGGCCGAGGTGGACGACATGCCGCCCCTGCCCGACGGCAAGGAAGTGGACACCGCCGTCTGGTGCTCCCCCACGAAGGCGAGGGGCCTGCTCTCCAACCCGTCCGACGTCGAACCGCTGGAGGCCCTGCTCGCCGCGCATGAGGCCGGAACGCTGCCGACCTGGCCCCTGCTGGTGATCCGGCACGCAAAGGCCAAGCCGCGCTCGGCCTGGACCCGCGCCGAGGGCGAGCGGCCGCTGGCGGCGACGGGCAAGCGGCAGGCGCTTTACCTCCAGCGGCTGCTGATGGCCTGGCACCCGGGCAAGATCCTCACGAGCGGCTGGATGCGCTGCATTGCCACCATCTCCCCCTACACCCAGGCCACCAAGGCCAAGGTCAAGGTGGTGCCGGCGCTGACCGAGGCGGACCACAAGCGGAACCCCGCCAAGGCCGCCGCCGCCGTGGAAAAGCTGCTGTCCAAGTCCAGCGCCGCGGCCGTGTGCACCCACCGGCCCGTGCTGCCGACCGTGCTGGAGACGCTGGCCACGCACATGGACGGCGCACTGGCAGCGAGGCTGCCGCTGGGCGACCCCCACCTGGCCCCCGGCGAGGTGCTCGTGGCGCACGTGTCCGTCAACGACCCCGGGCGCATCGTGGCGGTGGAGCAGCACCGGCCCTACGAGGACTGA
- a CDS encoding thymidylate synthase, with protein MTIVTPYEDLLRDVLANGTQKSDRTGTGTLSVFGRQLRFDLSESFPLITTKRVHFRSVAMELLWFLRGDSNVRWLQDHGVKIWNEWADDAGELGPVYGVQWRSWPTPDGGHIDQISQVMESLRSNPDSRRHIVSAWNVGELKDMALPPCHAFFQFYVAPTEDRRGKLSCQLYQRSADTFLGVPFNIASYALLTMMMAQQLDLEPGEFIWTGGDVHIYDDHVDQVAEQLTREPYPYPQLRFTRKPSSIFDYTFDDLELVNYQHHPTIKAPIAV; from the coding sequence GTGACTATTGTGACCCCGTACGAAGACCTCCTCAGGGACGTGCTGGCCAACGGCACGCAGAAATCGGACCGCACCGGCACCGGCACGCTCAGCGTCTTTGGCCGGCAGCTGCGCTTCGACCTTTCCGAGAGCTTCCCGTTGATCACCACCAAGCGGGTCCACTTCAGGTCGGTCGCCATGGAGCTGCTCTGGTTCCTGCGCGGCGACTCCAACGTGCGCTGGCTGCAGGATCACGGCGTGAAGATCTGGAATGAATGGGCGGACGACGCCGGGGAGCTTGGTCCGGTCTACGGCGTCCAGTGGCGCTCGTGGCCCACGCCGGACGGCGGGCACATCGACCAGATTTCCCAGGTCATGGAGTCCCTGCGGAGCAACCCGGATTCCCGCAGGCACATCGTCTCTGCCTGGAATGTGGGTGAGCTGAAGGACATGGCCCTGCCGCCGTGCCACGCGTTCTTCCAGTTCTACGTTGCCCCCACGGAGGACCGGCGCGGCAAGCTCAGCTGCCAGCTGTACCAGCGGTCGGCGGACACGTTCCTGGGCGTGCCGTTCAACATTGCCTCCTACGCCCTTTTGACCATGATGATGGCGCAGCAGCTGGACCTGGAGCCGGGCGAATTCATCTGGACCGGCGGCGACGTGCACATCTACGACGACCACGTGGACCAGGTCGCCGAGCAGCTCACCCGCGAGCCATACCCGTACCCGCAGCTGCGGTTCACGCGCAAGCCGTCCTCCATCTTTGACTACACCTTTGACGACCTTGAGCTGGTCAACTACCAGCACCACCCGACGATTAAGGCACCGATCGCCGTATGA
- a CDS encoding dihydrofolate reductase, with protein sequence MSTDAGSPGQPPQYRFTQPIVGMIWAQTNQGVIGAEGGMPWHLPEDLAHFKRVTQGHPVVMGRKTWDSFPEKYRPLPGRTNIVVTRQENWGSTPDASGAVVLDSLDQALVEAQLSPGGEEVWVLGGGQIFAQAIDDCNVAVVTVINTDVPGDTLAPALGPEWTFRGATPQEGWRTAKNGAEYRFTLWARGESEFEVPE encoded by the coding sequence ATGAGCACCGACGCCGGCTCCCCCGGACAGCCCCCACAGTACCGCTTCACCCAGCCCATCGTGGGCATGATCTGGGCGCAAACCAACCAAGGCGTCATAGGCGCCGAGGGTGGCATGCCCTGGCACCTGCCCGAGGACCTGGCCCACTTCAAGCGCGTCACCCAGGGCCACCCGGTGGTGATGGGCCGCAAGACGTGGGATTCGTTTCCGGAAAAGTACCGGCCGCTCCCCGGCCGCACCAACATCGTGGTGACCCGGCAGGAAAACTGGGGCTCGACGCCGGACGCGAGTGGCGCCGTCGTGCTTGACTCCTTGGATCAGGCCCTGGTGGAGGCGCAGCTGTCCCCCGGCGGCGAGGAAGTGTGGGTGCTCGGCGGCGGACAGATCTTCGCCCAGGCGATCGACGACTGCAACGTCGCCGTCGTCACGGTTATTAACACGGATGTGCCAGGTGACACGCTGGCACCCGCGCTGGGCCCGGAGTGGACGTTCCGCGGCGCCACGCCCCAGGAGGGCTGGCGCACCGCCAAGAACGGCGCCGAATACCGCTTCACGTTGTGGGCCCGGGGCGAGTCCGAGTTTGAGGTGCCCGAATAA
- the asd gene encoding aspartate-semialdehyde dehydrogenase, protein MTSLNVPSVGLVGWRGMVGSVLMQRMQDEGDFASINPVFFSTSNAGGKAPALAGPVSGETGTLEDAFDIDTLVKLPIIVTAQGGDYTKRVHTELRGRGWDGLWLDAASTLRMNEDSIIVLDPINRDVIDKGLVNGTRDFIGGNCTVSCMLMGLGGLFKNNLVEWGTAMTYQAASGGGARHMRELLKQFGTLNSEVSSELDDPASAILDIDRKVLAHQREGIDSSQFGVPLAGSLIPWIDSDLGNGQSREEWKAGVETNKILGNSADNRVIMDGLCVRIGAMRSHSQALTLKLREDLPVAEIEALLANDNEWAKVVPNTKEASMADLTPVAASGTLDVPVGRIRKMEMGPEYVSAFTVGDQLLWGAAEPLRRMLAIATGTL, encoded by the coding sequence ATGACCTCACTCAATGTTCCTTCCGTCGGCCTAGTTGGCTGGCGCGGCATGGTCGGTTCCGTCCTGATGCAGCGCATGCAGGACGAGGGCGACTTCGCAAGCATCAACCCCGTCTTCTTCTCCACTTCCAACGCCGGCGGCAAGGCCCCGGCATTGGCCGGTCCAGTCTCTGGCGAGACGGGCACGCTCGAAGACGCCTTTGACATTGACACGCTGGTCAAGCTGCCCATCATTGTCACCGCCCAGGGCGGCGACTACACCAAGCGCGTCCACACCGAGCTGCGCGGCCGCGGCTGGGACGGCCTGTGGCTGGACGCAGCCTCCACGCTGCGCATGAACGAGGACTCGATCATCGTCCTGGACCCCATCAACCGCGACGTCATCGACAAGGGCCTGGTGAACGGCACCCGCGACTTCATCGGCGGCAACTGCACCGTCTCCTGCATGCTCATGGGCCTGGGCGGACTGTTCAAGAACAACCTGGTCGAGTGGGGCACGGCCATGACCTACCAGGCCGCGTCCGGCGGCGGCGCCCGCCACATGCGCGAGCTCCTCAAGCAGTTCGGAACGCTTAACAGCGAGGTGTCCAGCGAACTGGACGACCCGGCATCGGCCATCCTGGACATTGACCGCAAGGTCCTCGCCCACCAGCGCGAAGGCATCGACTCCAGCCAGTTCGGCGTGCCGCTGGCGGGCTCGCTCATCCCCTGGATCGACTCCGATCTGGGCAACGGGCAGTCGCGCGAGGAGTGGAAGGCCGGCGTGGAGACCAACAAGATCCTGGGCAACTCCGCGGACAACCGGGTCATCATGGACGGGCTCTGCGTGCGGATCGGTGCCATGCGCTCCCACTCGCAGGCGCTCACGCTCAAGCTGCGCGAGGACCTCCCGGTGGCCGAGATCGAAGCCCTGCTGGCCAACGACAACGAGTGGGCCAAGGTGGTGCCCAACACGAAGGAAGCGTCCATGGCGGACCTGACCCCGGTGGCCGCCTCCGGCACCCTGGACGTCCCCGTGGGCCGTATCCGCAAGATGGAGATGGGGCCGGAATACGTCAGCGCGTTCACCGTCGGCGACCAGCTCCTCTGGGGCGCGGCCGAGCCGCTGCGGCGCATGCTGGCCATCGCCACTGGCACGCTCTAG